ATCTTTTGTATAAATAACCTCATACACATCTGAGCGAGGAAGGCGACATCATCTTGAGATGTAATGGCTgggttctttccttcttattcttactttcctttccactttacttcctttttcctttcaccCCTTCATTCCtatctcccccttcctccccttcttcactcttttgttccttttaaaTTCAAGGACAAGAGTGTGAACTTAAAATTGGGAGAACTTCAACTCCAGAGAAGTGCCATTTCGATCAGAATTAGGGAATAACCAACATTTGAGTCCATCTGTTCAGCAGTCACTCACATTATCTCCTTCAAAGCCTTTCTGTTCCTTATTGATTCCAAGAAGGACATTTCTTCACAGCCAGTTTCTTTGCCTTTTATTAATATGTGGCCATTCTAAGAGATCATGGCCTGGAGAGACATTTTTATCCATTCTCCAAAGGAATCATTCTAGGCTTACCTTTCAGGATTTCAGGATGGGTTCTACAAATGATGAACAGGGGGTTTTAAAGAGCAATTATTTGCAAAATGTTTGGAAACATTCTTCTCTGAAATAAGTCCATCCCATTAAGCAAGGTCAACACATTATTAGTAACATTATTGTCTCAATTAAGGGGCAGTCATCTatgaaaaacaaattgaaaaagaTCTCAAAACACAAGGAATGTCCTATGTatgatcaattaaaaaaaagataaaattgccCTGTTtaccaagttttatttattttacatgtcaaATTTCCATTCCTTAAAAAAGGGAAATTCATATAAAGTATGAAACATCCTGGCTTTATTAacacaaacatatttttattaaagagTGAATGCATTTATCTAAAGAATAGTTTACAATTGTCAAAAAGCAACAAGCATATCTTCAGGAGGTGAGTCCTCACCAAACGACTCCATGCTTATTGTACATGCCTTGAAACTGGACCCACACaggggacatacacacacacacaaacacatacatggacacatgGGTACACAGACTAAAATACCAACACCATTGCTGTCTGGATTATATTAGCTTTCACTTAAGGCTTCTAAGGTGCCCCGTTGCCCTTAGCATCACCAGAAATAAAACACACCCTTTAAAAGAGCAACATCACTTGAAAAGGTGGCTCATGTGCCCTCTTAATGTATCTATTCATcttaaatgtgtatattttaacaACTACTTTCCATGATTATGATATGCAAAGATCTTGAAATTGAGAGATCTCAAGCTATCAATGATAATTTCTCTTCAGAACTGACAGTCAAAGGGCTTATTCTGACTCTAAGCTATTACTGACTTCAGGACAACAAGGTCACATTTCCCTTTAGGTTTCCAGATAGACATGGGCAAACTGACTTGATTTCCCTCATTCCCTACATGAGTTCAAGGTTGAATGATGAAGCAAGACTTCCCAGGCAATGCCATGTCAGAGTTTAAACTTTCCATGAAGGAGTCATCCAATAGGACTTAACCAAGTAAGTTACTATATATCAGGACTTAATAAGGGCAACCTCTATAGACTTGGGCAACCCATTCCCCTTTTGTTCTAGGGTTTCTGATGTCTGAGACTTCTGGTAGGTCTGCTGACTGTTTATTGAATTAATTGTTATTTTCTTCCCTGTTGGAGTCCTGAAGTGTGTTGAGCTTCTGTCCCTTTTAGGGAGGCTGGAAGGAGAAAGAACATGGTGGGGCAGAAGGAGGAACATGATCATTAGTTGCAAGGattctaagaaaataaatgaagtaaataCAATAGGAGGGTACTACTTGATATGCTCACGTAAATCAAAGCATTATTTTTAACTGCGAATTAACTGCCATCTAGCGTGCTGTTAGTTGTAAAGCTCAATCCAAGCTCTGCTGATTCACCAGTACTGAGGAGAGTGTCTGCAAACATGCCAAGAGAGAGGAGCAATCAGTCAGTCACATGGACTGGACATGTCCCTTCCATCCTGCGACCTCCACACTAGCATCACCTCCCCACACCACCCACCAGCCCACCACCCACTAGCCTAACATTCTTGTTGGATTTCATAAGGCAGATTGGAACAGTCCATCAGACTACAGCCACAGAGCATTTGCCTGAGAATGATGAAAATAGGCGTAGAGATCTCCCACCAGGAAGTGTTGGAATAGGAGAAAAAAACCGAGAAGACAGTCTGGAACCTTCCTCCCCGCCCATACACCCACTCTCCTCATGGTCGCAGCAGCAGCAGATTTCAATGTCACATAATTAATGATACATTTCTTTAGATTTAGAATTGCTCTTCTGAATTTAAAAAGCATGGTCAGCCAATAGTTTTGGCAGTCTTTTCATACCAAATTTGAATCATTGCAAATGCATCTATCTTCTGAAATTCTTTGCCCAATTGCTGCCTTCCCTGGAACATCTTAAATTCCTTCAGCCATCATCAGATTCTAATTCCTGGGAAGCCTCTTCAGAAGAGCTGCTCCTATGGATCCGCCCATCACTCTTCATACTGTGGAAAGTCTTCCTGAAGGCCTCCATCATGGCATGTGCCAGCTTCTTGGCCTCCAGCTTGCTCTCGCATTGCACAGCGTGGCAGTCCATTTGGTAAGACAGGTCATCATTGATCTCTCTGTACACCCAGGCGAAGATGTTGGGGCTCACGTTGTGGTCAGCTGTGCAGTAGGCAATGCGAGCTACCTGGAAGGTATCCATGTGCACCGTCGCCTCACCCTTGTGGTCAAGGTGATGAAGCCACACTTGGAATGGACGGATCTCTAGGAGGGCATTGGCTGGAAAAACGTCTTCTCGggccagtgtgtgtttcttccagAGCTCAATGACTGGCTTCTCGGTGCAGCCAGATAAAAACTGCATGCCTGTGGTGGAGACTTTGCCCAGATAGGTGACCTGCAGATGGGAGATAGGAAGCAAAGGGGGAAGTCAGAACTGCACTCACTCTGATAGGCTGAGAGACAAGAGACATGATACACACTAAAGTGGCAGGGCCACCAGGGAGGTGTGCATACTCCTTGACCCCAGAGAAGcaggatttcttcctttccttcctagcAAGTTTCCTCTGGGGCAAATGCATCAAAACTCTTTAAATAGAgttggatttttaaaatctaatacCAGAAGAATTCCTTCACTCTTTCAAACcccttttaaattaaaagtgaCCAATGATGATGAACTTTAATTTGGCATTTCTTTGAAATCACAGGTCACTAGAAGTTTACTTTCAATCAAATTGGAAATGTGAGTGCTCAAGGACAGCAGGAAATCAGGAGGCCGGTACATCAGCAAAACAAAGCCTGTATGAAGCTTATCTCTGTACTGGATCCTTTCCCCAAATCCTTCCATTTCTGATTTCCTTTATGCTGCTTGCTTCGAGCAAATaccaaagagacaaaaaagtgTTCTGTCCAAATTACAGCCTGAagcatcatttcccccttctacTGAGAAGTTTTGAAAATAAGATAATGCCTAGCTATTTTTCAGCCAAAATAGTTTGTGAAATGATGGGCATCTGGTTATGAGACTGTAGCTGAGAGATTAGGGGAGAGTAATGCAAGGTTATCAAATAGCTAGATAAGCATTAttgaaaggaggaaaaataaTTCGAAAGGATTCAGatactgtcttttttaaaaaccttggGAAGGCAAAAGGTTTTAGCTCATAAAGGCACTTTCGGCCAAGCCTGAAGACTAGTTCAGTCCCTGAACCTACAtgatggcaggagagaactgacttcccctagttgtcctctgatttcatgTGCCCTTGTTCATAATCTCCCAAGAGGTATATAGTATTGTTTTTCTCATCAGAATGGGTAGAACTGTTGCCACTGCAATGTAGAcattaaatgaatgaaactaaGTGGTTTGTTGTGGAATAGTAAAGATGTTTTATATTcccttatgctgtggaatatttgtttaatgatgcaaagatgtgttgtattcttctatgttgcatttgtttaactctgtgaagctgtgttgctttgcttgtctaaaacacctaattggtctaataaagagctgaccggccaatagctaggcaggagagagcaacaggtggggctggcaggcagagagaataaagagagagatgagggagaaaagagagaaagggaagaagagaggaggacaccagggatgAGCCACCAAGCCATGCAACCAGTctcagagtaagaaggaaagagaggtatatagaatagagaaagataaaagcccagaggcaaaaggtagatgggataatttaagttaagaaaagctggctggaaataagccaagctaaggccaggcattcataagtaagaataagtctctgtgtatttatttgggagctgagtggcaggcccccaaagagttaaaacacacacacacacacacacacacacacacacacacacacacacacacacaaactacagtGGTCAGTTAACAGTGCAAAATTGTGTGAAATTGAGTTTAAATTTAGACATGGAGATCTTAATACCATTAATGTGAGAAAGGGGATCCTAGAAAAAGATTCATGGAAAGGGGCTAGAACTGAGAGCTGACATTTGGCACAATGGCTCCAAGTCAATGGTTATGCTAGTAGGACCACAGGGACTACATACAAAAACTTTAGAACACAAAAATGGGGTTCTAGTGCAACCTTTTGTGTACTGGTTCTCTCTGAAACAAGcatttcccttttaaaaagtAGTCTTGCTGGGCCTGGCAGTGtacatcttcaatcccagcactcaggagactaagaCACAGAACTTTCACAGACTTTTGAATGCAGAAGATGGACACATGTCCACTAGCATGTAAAAAGATGTTCAGCATTGCTAACTGTTGGTttttcatcaacttgacacaagctagagtcctctAAGAAAAGTGaatctcatttgagaaaatgcaccTATTAAATTAGCTTGCTGGGCATTTTTTTGATTGATAATACATGTGGAAACTCCCAGCCCTTTGTGGGCAGTCTCACTCCCAGACAAATGGTCCAAGagggtataagaaagcaaaaccAGCAATCTAGGAGTAGCAAGCTAGTAAGTAGTATGCCTCCATGGCCTCaacttcagttcttgcctccaggttcctgccctgagttcttaCCTTGAGATCCTTACATGTCCttaggatatgtaagccaaataaatcctttcatcctcaagttacttttggtcatggacTTCTATTACAGCAATTGAAACTTAACTTGGACACTAATTATTTGAGAAATATAATCAGAATTGCAAGGAGATACTATTAATACTTCAAATACATTACTATGACTGTCACCAAAGTAATGGATGATTACAGGTATTGGCAAGGAAAGAAATAGTCCTTCTGCCATTTTGGAGGATTTAAGACAGTAATGACACTAATGCCTTTGGCAGTTTTTCATCAGGAAGTAAAATACctggtgtcaacttgacacagccctgAGTCACCTGAGATAGGTCTCAATTGATGGATTGCCTGAattagattggcctatgggcatgtttGGGGGGTTattttgattattaattgatataGAAGGGCCCAGGTCACTCTGGGCTGAGTCTGTTCCCTGAACAGGCAGTCCCAAGCCTATAGACAAAGGCCAGCTAAGCATAAGCCAGCAAATGAACCAGCAAACagaattcctccatggcttctgctttaaaTTGTTgcttgaagccgggcggtggtggcgcacgcctttaatcccagcactcgggaggcagagccaggcggatctctgtgagttcgaggcccgcctgggctaccaagtgagttccaggaaaggcgcaaagctacacagagaaaccctgtctcgaaaaaccaaaaaaaaaaaaaaaaaaaaattgttgcttgagctcctgccttgATGTCCCTCAATGATGcactgtgacctggaattgtaagccaataaatcctttcctaccctaagttgcttttggtcagagtgtttcatcccatcagaaaggaaacaaggaaggaCGCCCAGCCCAGCCTACTCATGTATAAAGGAGGTTGCCCTAGCCCAAAGTTTGGGAGTTTAAAGTACAAAATGGTGATAAAGGGTACGGAGAGGGGCAGGGGAGCATTGATTGGCCTCTGGTAAGGGCAACTGATAGGCATATCTGGGCAGAGTATCATATAAAaggaagtgttgtggaatatttctcTATACACTGTTAAGATgtgtcattctgattggtttaataaaaggttgaatggccaatagctaggcaggattttaaGGAACATAGGACGCTGGGAAGAAGgcaaggagtcaccagccagacacagaaaaagcaaaatgGGCAGTATATAggtgaggtaaatgagccttggggcagcacatagataaatagaaatggcttaatttaagttataagagctaactaaagacaagcccaagctatcagctgagattttataattaataataactctCCATGTCATTACCGGGGAGCTAGCAGTCCCAACGAAAAAGTCCAACTACAATGAAGAGATCAGATGCTGATCAGGAGCAGAAAAGACAAGGGGGTAGGGACAGCTAAGGTTGAGCCTTTTATAATCTTCTCTCAAGAACTATAAAATTGCTCACATGAGAAATATTTCACGTCCCTACtaattcccaccttctccaaagTACTGTCATGTCTCAACAGAGCCAACCAGAGGACTGGCCTTTAATCATGAATATATTCAACCTTTATCAAACACTATGGAGGCTCATCAAAAAGTTAACACATATTTTGATTCATATGACTCATTCATTCTTCTTCTCAAAAGAGCAAATAGCAGGATTTTAATGAGATTATTTGTATGCTCATGATCAAAGAACCCATTCTGCCTTAGAGATAAAATGTGGA
The nucleotide sequence above comes from Peromyscus eremicus chromosome 13, PerEre_H2_v1, whole genome shotgun sequence. Encoded proteins:
- the Pid1 gene encoding PTB-containing, cubilin and LRP1-interacting protein; translated protein: MWQPATERLQHFQTMLKSKLNVLTLKKEPIPAVIFHEPEAIELCTTTPLMKTRTHSGCKVTYLGKVSTTGMQFLSGCTEKPVIELWKKHTLAREDVFPANALLEIRPFQVWLHHLDHKGEATVHMDTFQVARIAYCTADHNVSPNIFAWVYREINDDLSYQMDCHAVQCESKLEAKKLAHAMMEAFRKTFHSMKSDGRIHRSSSSEEASQELESDDG